A part of Ziziphus jujuba cultivar Dongzao chromosome 8, ASM3175591v1 genomic DNA contains:
- the LOC107414939 gene encoding protein LEAD-SENSITIVE 1-like, with the protein MGLISNRVLFKKMLQPGDHIYCYRNAHSYSHHGIFVEEDTVIHFTRTDEEPDLKPKPKCRICGYHPNEHRGVVKTCLKCFLDGNSLFRYEYEVSKARFVVQTAGACSTGTADKHSEVIKRATEMLETNGFGKYVLLENNCETFAVYCKTGKRSSMQAVSLKASGEIASKNLTEKSFSVMNVAKTGMKVLALERKLDTLLEDLSVHDNLQNKGKEVVAAVEGNYDEIEECKNVSKDIGQEEELFTTTP; encoded by the exons ATGGGTTTGATTTCAAACAGGGTACTTTTCAAGAAGATGCTCCAACCAGGAGATCATATTTACTGCTATAGAAACGCTCACTCTTACTCCCACCACG GAATATTTGTGGAAGAAGATACAGTGATCCACTTCACAAGAACAGACGAAGAACCTGACTTGAAACCAAAACCCAAATGCAGAATCTGCGGCTACCATCCAAACGAGCATCGAGGAGTCGTCAAAACTTGTCTCAAATGCTTCCTCGACGGCAACAGTCTCTTCCGCTACGAATACGAAGTTTCCAAAGCTCGGTTCGTGGTGCAAACAGCAGGAGCATGCAGCACAGGGACAGCAGACAAGCACAGCGAAGTTATCAAACGGGCCACTGAGATGCTGGAAACCAATGGTTTCGGAAAGTATGTCCTTTTGGAGAATAACTGCGAGACCTTCGCGGTTTACTGCAAGACAGGCAAAAGATCAAGCATGCAGGCTGTCTCTCTGAAAGCTTCCGGCGAGATTGCTTCGAAAAACTTGACGGAGAAATCGTTTTCTGTAATGAATGTTGCTAAGACTGGGATGAAAGTTTTGGCGCTGGAGAGGAAGTTGGACACCTTGCTTGAAGATTTGTCGGTGCATGATAATCTGCAGAACAAGGGGAAAGAGGTGGTAGCAGCAGTGGAGGGTaattatgatgagattgaggaGTGCAAGAATGTGAGCAAGGACATTGGCCAAGAAGAAGAACTATTTACCACTACTCCTTGA